A DNA window from uncultured Methanoregula sp. contains the following coding sequences:
- a CDS encoding DUF262 domain-containing protein: MSTSDNSKIEEYGEEDTKELKIDRQDISEAVTWGTDWTVETIFNQLEKGNIWLNPKFQRRNAWNEVKKSKLIESLILGLPVPEIIFAESKEKKGTYIVIDGKQRLLSIRCFLAKPDDLIFKPFKLVGLEILTELNGKNYQDIGNYPHFSQYKSELDNQAVRTVIIKNWGKDSFLFSIFYRLNTGSEPLAPQELRQALHPGRFVEYIDDFAIKSAGIKKMLKNTQPDSRMRDTEMAIRYLAFKNLFKEYDGKLKDFLDDCCELLNARWMDEEDNIKSQTNELEEAIKFTFEIFGPQAFSKYQKSRFINKFNRAVFDIMVFYFSDPEVRKKALPKKKKICEKFIELCKSDSEFFDSFGAGTKTLDKTVKRFSCWGNNLSIIIQLPLKIPSEVNGRINISYTN; encoded by the coding sequence ATGTCAACTTCAGATAACTCAAAAATCGAAGAATATGGAGAGGAAGATACTAAGGAACTTAAAATCGATCGTCAAGACATTTCTGAAGCGGTTACATGGGGAACTGATTGGACAGTTGAAACAATTTTCAACCAATTAGAAAAAGGGAATATTTGGTTGAATCCAAAATTTCAGCGAAGAAATGCATGGAATGAGGTGAAAAAAAGTAAGTTGATCGAATCATTAATTTTGGGTTTACCCGTTCCTGAAATCATTTTTGCCGAAAGTAAAGAAAAAAAGGGAACCTATATTGTTATCGATGGAAAACAAAGACTATTATCCATTAGGTGTTTTCTTGCAAAACCCGATGATTTAATTTTTAAACCTTTCAAATTAGTCGGATTAGAAATTCTTACCGAATTAAATGGGAAAAATTATCAGGATATCGGTAATTATCCTCATTTTTCTCAATACAAATCTGAGTTAGATAATCAGGCAGTGAGAACGGTAATAATTAAAAATTGGGGAAAAGATAGCTTTTTGTTTTCAATTTTTTACCGATTAAATACTGGTAGCGAGCCGTTAGCTCCCCAAGAATTACGACAAGCGTTACATCCTGGAAGATTTGTTGAATATATTGACGATTTTGCTATCAAGAGCGCCGGAATTAAAAAAATGCTAAAAAATACTCAACCAGATTCGAGAATGCGGGATACGGAAATGGCAATACGGTATTTAGCATTTAAAAATTTATTCAAAGAATATGATGGAAAACTCAAGGATTTTCTCGATGACTGTTGCGAATTATTGAATGCTCGATGGATGGATGAAGAAGACAATATTAAAAGTCAAACAAACGAATTAGAAGAAGCAATAAAATTTACATTTGAAATTTTTGGGCCGCAGGCATTCAGTAAATATCAAAAATCGCGTTTTATTAATAAATTTAATAGGGCAGTTTTTGACATCATGGTGTTTTATTTTTCTGATCCAGAAGTCCGAAAGAAGGCATTACCAAAGAAAAAGAAAATTTGTGAAAAGTTTATAGAGTTATGTAAAAGCGATTCAGAATTCTTTGATTCTTTCGGTGCAGGTACGAAAACTCTAGATAAAACCGTTAAAAGATTTTCCTGTTGGGGGAACAACCTCTCAATAATTATCCAACTTCCGTTAAAGATACCATCTGAGGTGAATGGGAGAATTAATATTTCTTATACAAATTGA
- a CDS encoding HEPN domain-containing protein, whose protein sequence is MPSNSKRFQELEKSINYLTGFLLPSQKPSADYSLEELIRMRSHRILIHAEIESYFEDIAVDKIRTAAAEYKMTKKTGPVLAALFACSQRQTPVKLPDTHNKNRNFFENRLDEESTIFHNMVKNNHGIHQNNILQLLLSIGVCETEIDQTLLIDLDQLGTQRGEFAHTSISNKTKQKFDPSIERNRIKLWIPVIQKIDLIIMGLK, encoded by the coding sequence ATGCCTTCAAATTCAAAAAGATTTCAAGAATTAGAGAAAAGCATTAATTATCTAACTGGATTTTTACTACCTTCACAAAAACCATCCGCAGATTATTCGTTAGAAGAATTAATTCGAATGAGAAGTCATCGAATTTTAATTCATGCTGAGATAGAAAGTTATTTTGAAGATATTGCCGTCGACAAGATCAGAACAGCAGCAGCGGAATATAAAATGACCAAAAAAACGGGTCCTGTATTAGCAGCGTTATTTGCCTGTTCTCAAAGACAGACTCCGGTAAAATTGCCCGATACTCACAATAAAAATCGAAATTTTTTTGAAAATAGATTGGATGAAGAATCAACAATTTTTCACAATATGGTTAAAAACAATCACGGTATTCATCAAAACAACATTTTACAATTATTATTATCTATTGGTGTTTGTGAAACAGAAATCGATCAAACACTGCTTATCGATTTAGATCAACTTGGTACGCAACGAGGAGAATTTGCACACACCTCAATTTCGAATAAAACCAAACAAAAATTTGATCCTTCAATTGAACGAAATCGAATTAAGTTATGGATTCCCGTAATTCAAAAAATTGACCTTATAATAATGGGACTAAAGTAA